A portion of the Calothrix sp. 336/3 genome contains these proteins:
- a CDS encoding R3H domain-containing nucleic acid-binding protein, protein MAESPMERGQKWLQALLQLTGAPAQVVGKLEATANPQTEEPDSYWLTINHGELTPEQIQLLIGRDGAVLDAIQYLANSTLNINQAPELQAGYTIELNGYRVRRQAEVRAIAETAAEQARTTGQEVEIRSLSSVERREVHTFLKEFTDLETFSRGKEPQRNLVVRLASLM, encoded by the coding sequence ATGGCTGAGAGTCCGATGGAACGGGGGCAAAAGTGGTTACAAGCATTACTGCAATTAACTGGTGCGCCCGCACAGGTAGTAGGCAAGTTGGAAGCAACTGCCAATCCTCAAACAGAGGAGCCAGACAGTTACTGGTTAACGATTAATCATGGCGAACTGACACCAGAGCAAATTCAGTTATTAATTGGACGTGATGGTGCTGTACTAGATGCGATTCAGTATTTAGCCAATTCTACTTTGAATATTAATCAGGCTCCGGAGTTGCAAGCTGGCTATACCATTGAGTTGAATGGTTATCGGGTTAGACGACAGGCAGAGGTACGGGCGATCGCCGAAACTGCGGCAGAACAAGCACGTACTACCGGGCAAGAAGTAGAAATCAGATCATTGAGTTCTGTGGAAAGACGAGAAGTGCATACTTTCTTAAAGGAATTCACCGATCTGGAAACTTTTAGCCGAGGGAAAGAACCCCAGAGAAACTTAGTTGTGCGATTAGCATCACTCATGTAA
- a CDS encoding XisH family protein, translated as MPARDIFHSAVKNALEKEGWLITDDPLEIEVGGVEMYIDLGADCILAAERLGEKIAVEIKSFVGASNISQFHTAIGQCFNYQIALDINEPERMLYLAVPLGTYNSFFSLQFIQTVIQRSQLKLIIYDTANEVIVEWKN; from the coding sequence ATGCCTGCTAGGGATATTTTTCACTCCGCTGTTAAAAATGCTCTTGAAAAAGAGGGCTGGTTAATTACAGATGACCCCTTAGAAATCGAGGTTGGAGGGGTGGAAATGTATATTGATTTGGGTGCAGATTGCATTCTAGCAGCCGAGAGGTTAGGAGAAAAAATCGCAGTTGAAATTAAAAGCTTTGTTGGTGCATCAAATATTTCTCAATTCCATACTGCAATTGGTCAATGTTTCAATTACCAAATTGCTTTAGACATCAATGAACCTGAGCGAATGTTATACTTAGCTGTTCCCCTAGGAACCTATAACAGCTTTTTTTCTCTACAATTTATTCAAACAGTGATTCAGCGTTCTCAGCTTAAGCTCATCATTTATGATACAGCTAATGAGGTGATTGTAGAATGGAAAAATTAG
- a CDS encoding DUF177 domain-containing protein, protein MDAIHIPQLTQAPEQTEEITVQEFLPGLETLTPVRGSLRIQHRVNYLEVTGQAEAIITCTCNRCLQQYNHRLAVNAKEIIWLDESAGKEEDLPLEREVAIEDLVETISPNGYFHPGEWLYEQMCLAIPLRQLCDRRCQGIQPVSSDSKNDKPEKPVDKRWASLEVLKNQLPE, encoded by the coding sequence ATGGATGCGATTCACATTCCGCAGTTAACCCAAGCACCGGAACAAACAGAGGAAATTACAGTCCAAGAGTTCCTCCCCGGTTTAGAAACCTTAACACCAGTTCGCGGCTCTCTGCGGATTCAGCATCGTGTTAATTATTTAGAAGTAACTGGGCAAGCAGAAGCAATTATTACCTGTACCTGTAACCGTTGTTTACAGCAATATAACCATCGTTTAGCAGTAAATGCCAAAGAAATTATCTGGCTAGATGAATCTGCCGGGAAAGAGGAAGATTTACCCCTAGAAAGGGAAGTTGCGATAGAAGACTTAGTAGAAACTATTTCGCCTAATGGGTATTTTCATCCTGGCGAATGGCTGTATGAGCAAATGTGTTTGGCAATTCCTCTGCGTCAGTTATGCGACAGGCGTTGTCAGGGAATTCAACCAGTAAGTTCCGACTCCAAGAATGACAAGCCGGAGAAACCCGTTGATAAACGTTGGGCTTCCTTGGAAGTATTGAAAAATCAGTTGCCCGAATAG
- a CDS encoding XisI protein produces MEKLAQYRAFIQQLLTQYAHRGSAKGEIEKQVVFDTTHDHYQLVYVGWKNRRRTYGCVLHLDIKDGKIWIQHDGTEIGIANDLVELGVPKEDIVLAFHEPLVRQYTDFGVG; encoded by the coding sequence ATGGAAAAATTAGCACAATATCGAGCTTTCATCCAACAACTACTCACACAATACGCCCATCGTGGTTCTGCCAAGGGAGAGATAGAAAAGCAAGTCGTTTTTGATACAACTCATGACCATTATCAACTAGTATACGTGGGTTGGAAAAATCGCCGCAGAACCTATGGCTGTGTTTTACACCTTGATATTAAAGATGGGAAAATTTGGATACAACACGATGGCACGGAAATTGGTATTGCTAACGACTTAGTAGAATTAGGAGTTCCCAAGGAAGATATTGTTTTAGCCTTCCATGAGCCGTTAGTCAGACAATATACTGATTTTGGAGTCGGTTAA